A genome region from Rhizobium sp. NXC14 includes the following:
- a CDS encoding carboxymuconolactone decarboxylase family protein: MSAISALSDNEVTPHVAEVFASAKAAMGKVPNLYRVLAHAPAALDVYTGSKGFLRDGVLSPAAQEQIAIAIATANGCDYCLAAHTGGARAAGVSAEDRGNAQQGRTSDPKTQAILELALAINATHGQGAAPALEAAKAYGLTDAEILETIAHVAVNILTNSVNNTVGTVLDFPKVERVA, encoded by the coding sequence ATGTCAGCAATTTCAGCACTTTCAGACAATGAAGTAACACCGCATGTGGCAGAGGTCTTTGCCTCGGCAAAGGCCGCGATGGGGAAGGTTCCCAACCTCTATCGGGTTCTCGCCCATGCGCCGGCCGCACTCGACGTCTATACCGGTTCCAAGGGGTTTCTGCGCGACGGCGTCCTTTCCCCTGCGGCGCAGGAGCAGATCGCTATCGCCATCGCAACCGCAAACGGCTGTGATTATTGTCTCGCCGCCCATACTGGCGGCGCACGCGCGGCCGGGGTCAGCGCCGAGGATCGAGGCAATGCCCAGCAGGGACGAACGTCGGATCCGAAAACCCAGGCCATTCTGGAGCTCGCTCTGGCAATCAACGCCACTCATGGACAGGGAGCGGCTCCAGCGCTTGAGGCAGCCAAAGCTTACGGCCTGACCGACGCGGAAATCCTTGAGACGATCGCTCACGTGGCGGTCAACATCCTCACCAACAGCGTCAACAACACCGTCGGCACAGTCCTCGATTTCCCGAAGGTCGAACGGGTCGCCTGA
- a CDS encoding SDR family NAD(P)-dependent oxidoreductase: MQLENNTIFITGGTSGIGRALAESFQRLGNKVIIAGRRKALLDEVTAANPGMEGVELDIADPADIERVAGRLIRNYPALNVLVNNAGIMPFDDAGGKIDDAQSRRIIDTNLLGPIRLTSALIDHLKAQPKATIIHNTSVLAYLPLASTAVYSATKAALHSYALSQRFQLRGTNVSVQEIAPPWVDTDLIKKSGDPRAMPLDIFIEKTMKGLGTEAEEIYVEEIKAIRDNPGSGEHALFNAFNESLISNPIPV, from the coding sequence ATGCAACTTGAGAACAATACGATCTTCATCACGGGCGGCACGTCCGGCATTGGCCGCGCATTGGCGGAGTCCTTTCAGCGCCTCGGTAACAAGGTCATCATTGCTGGCCGCCGCAAGGCCCTGCTCGACGAGGTGACAGCAGCCAATCCCGGTATGGAAGGCGTCGAGCTCGATATCGCCGATCCAGCAGATATCGAGCGCGTCGCAGGACGGCTGATCCGCAACTATCCGGCGCTGAACGTCCTCGTCAACAATGCCGGCATCATGCCGTTCGACGACGCCGGCGGAAAGATCGATGACGCGCAATCGCGGCGGATCATCGACACCAACCTGCTCGGCCCGATCCGCCTGACTTCGGCGCTGATCGATCATCTTAAGGCTCAGCCGAAGGCGACGATCATCCATAACACATCGGTTCTGGCCTATCTGCCGCTCGCCTCCACCGCTGTCTATTCCGCCACCAAGGCGGCGCTGCATTCCTACGCTCTGTCGCAGCGTTTCCAGCTGCGTGGCACCAATGTCAGCGTCCAGGAAATCGCGCCGCCATGGGTCGATACCGATCTGATCAAGAAGAGCGGCGATCCCCGCGCAATGCCGCTCGACATCTTCATCGAGAAGACGATGAAGGGTCTCGGTACCGAAGCCGAGGAGATCTATGTCGAGGAGATCAAGGCGATCCGCGACAATCCCGGCAGCGGAGAGCACGCGCTGTTCAACGCCTTCAACGAATCGCTGATCTCAAACCCGATCCCCGTCTGA
- a CDS encoding helix-turn-helix domain-containing protein, producing MAKARHSRFDCSPGCSVEAAIGLIDGKWKSVVLFHLLSGTLRFNELRKHIANVTPRMLTNQLRELEDDGLIERKVYAQVPPKVEYSLSELGRSMEPILLALKYWGDANISLYGKPRGLDPREAKVTERGVAHA from the coding sequence ATGGCAAAGGCCAGACATTCCCGTTTCGATTGTTCTCCTGGCTGCTCGGTCGAGGCTGCGATTGGCCTCATCGATGGAAAATGGAAGTCGGTGGTTCTTTTCCACCTCCTGTCCGGCACGTTGAGGTTCAATGAACTCCGCAAGCATATCGCCAATGTCACGCCACGCATGTTGACCAATCAGTTGCGTGAGCTTGAGGACGATGGGCTGATCGAGCGCAAGGTCTATGCGCAGGTCCCGCCGAAGGTCGAATATAGCCTTTCGGAACTCGGCCGCAGCATGGAGCCGATCCTGCTTGCACTTAAATATTGGGGCGACGCCAACATAAGCCTTTACGGCAAGCCGCGTGGTCTCGATCCGCGGGAGGCGAAAGTTACCGAGCGTGGCGTGGCCCACGCCTGA
- a CDS encoding GlxA family transcriptional regulator has translation MRRVGFIMEDGFQVMGMAALTAFEFANEALGGEMYRLTVMSEKGGTIRSSLGIRIETEPLGDYPDTLMVVGELFPKPASPTLLAYIRDAAIQSRRVAGVCTGAFLLAEAGLLDGRTATTHWAHARTLRERYPSIAVDEDRIFVHDGNIWTSAGMSAAIDLTLAMIEDDHGAELSRLIARKMVVYHRRPGGQSQFSALLELEPRSDRVRRALIYAKENLRNPLTVEELAEAASLSPRQFSRLFRDETGQSPAKAVERLRLEAAKAMLEDGRHPMDIVARDTGFADRDRMRRAFLRFFGQPPQTLRRSLQLIEGGCTEEFAA, from the coding sequence ATGCGACGCGTTGGTTTCATCATGGAAGACGGCTTCCAGGTCATGGGCATGGCCGCTCTGACCGCTTTCGAATTCGCCAATGAAGCACTTGGCGGGGAGATGTATCGCCTGACGGTGATGTCCGAAAAGGGCGGCACGATCCGCTCGTCACTCGGCATCCGTATCGAGACCGAACCGCTCGGCGATTATCCCGATACGCTGATGGTGGTCGGAGAACTCTTTCCCAAGCCGGCCTCCCCGACGCTGCTTGCCTATATTCGTGATGCCGCGATCCAGTCGCGTCGCGTCGCCGGTGTCTGCACCGGAGCTTTCCTTCTGGCCGAAGCCGGCTTACTCGATGGTCGCACCGCGACAACACACTGGGCCCATGCCCGGACGTTGCGAGAGCGCTATCCTTCAATAGCAGTCGATGAAGACAGGATCTTCGTCCATGACGGCAATATCTGGACGTCTGCCGGTATGAGCGCTGCCATCGACCTGACGCTCGCCATGATCGAGGATGATCACGGTGCTGAACTCTCACGTCTCATCGCCCGCAAGATGGTTGTCTATCATCGCAGGCCGGGGGGCCAATCGCAGTTTTCCGCTTTGCTGGAACTCGAGCCCCGTTCGGATCGGGTGCGTCGTGCCCTCATTTATGCCAAGGAGAACCTTCGCAATCCGCTGACCGTCGAGGAACTGGCGGAAGCAGCGAGCCTCAGCCCGCGCCAATTCAGCCGTCTGTTTCGTGACGAGACGGGGCAATCCCCGGCAAAGGCAGTTGAACGCCTGCGGCTGGAGGCAGCGAAAGCCATGCTGGAAGACGGTCGCCACCCGATGGATATTGTGGCAAGGGATACCGGCTTCGCTGACCGGGACCGCATGCGCCGTGCGTTCTTGCGCTTCTTCGGGCAGCCACCACAAACCCTTCGTCGCAGCCTCCAGCTGATCGAAGGTGGATGTACGGAAGAATTCGCCGCCTGA